A genomic stretch from Corynebacterium faecale includes:
- a CDS encoding ThiF family adenylyltransferase has protein sequence MTLPDTELRRTARQLALPGWGTWQQERLHNAHVLVIGGGGLGCPAMQSLASAGVGHITVIDDDTVDITNIHRQILFGASDVGRPKVEVVAQRLHELQPDITVTPLQKRLTVENAVELLGEVDLVLDGSDSFTTKYLVADAAEITGTPLVWGTVLRFRGDICLFTDGVGLRDLFPAQPTGDSIPDCATAGVLGATTAIIGALMATETIKFLAGLPTQPGRMLSYDALTATTRSFTVTADPARPRVTELQATYADAVCALGPTPTELLDEVRSGAAVLLDIREPHEYLLNDSLAELTPVRLPLSAISGRETVEQALGDARRVVVHCASGVRSATFCDQYSDLDHELLNLPGGINGLV, from the coding sequence ATGACACTTCCGGATACCGAACTGCGCCGCACCGCCCGCCAACTCGCCCTGCCTGGTTGGGGAACCTGGCAGCAAGAACGCCTGCACAATGCCCACGTGCTGGTCATCGGCGGCGGTGGCCTGGGTTGTCCCGCCATGCAATCACTGGCATCTGCCGGGGTCGGGCACATCACCGTCATTGATGATGACACCGTGGACATCACCAACATCCACCGCCAGATCCTCTTCGGTGCCTCCGATGTGGGCCGGCCCAAGGTGGAGGTGGTGGCGCAGCGTCTGCACGAACTTCAACCCGACATCACGGTCACCCCATTGCAGAAGCGGCTGACCGTGGAAAACGCGGTGGAGCTGCTCGGTGAGGTTGATCTGGTCCTCGATGGCTCTGATTCCTTCACCACCAAATACCTCGTGGCGGATGCCGCAGAGATCACCGGCACTCCCCTGGTCTGGGGCACGGTGCTGCGCTTCCGCGGTGATATCTGTCTCTTCACCGATGGTGTGGGGCTGCGTGATCTCTTCCCCGCCCAACCCACCGGTGATTCCATCCCCGACTGCGCCACCGCCGGGGTGCTCGGTGCCACCACCGCCATCATCGGCGCGCTCATGGCCACCGAGACCATCAAGTTCCTCGCTGGTTTACCCACCCAACCGGGACGGATGCTCAGCTACGATGCCCTGACCGCCACCACCCGCAGCTTCACCGTGACCGCTGACCCGGCGCGCCCCCGGGTGACGGAACTACAGGCGACCTATGCCGATGCGGTGTGTGCCCTCGGGCCGACTCCAACAGAGCTGCTGGATGAGGTCCGCTCCGGCGCGGCAGTCCTGCTGGATATCCGTGAGCCCCATGAGTATCTGCTCAATGATTCACTGGCTGAGCTGACACCGGTGCGGTTGCCGCTCTCGGCGATCTCTGGCCGGGAAACGGTTGAGCAGGCACTCGGGGATGCCCGGCGCGTTGTGGTGCACTGCGCCTCCGGTGTGCGCAGCGCAACCTTCTGTGACCAGTACTCGGACCTGGATCATGAGCTGCTCAACCTGCCCGGTGGCATCAACGGGTTGGTTTAA
- a CDS encoding Tex family protein produces MSVISIPSAIARELGVREEQVVAAIKLLDEGNTVPFISRYRKEVTGGLDDTQLRQLEERLTYLRELEDRKQAILTAIEEQGQLTEDLRALILGCETKARLEDLYLPFKKRRRTKADIAREAGLEELVDKLIHAPATDASDAASSFITEGFEDTKKVLEGARAILIDRFALDADLVGGVREQMYKRGSMTASVVAGKETEGSKFKDYFEFNESFESLPSHRILALLRGENEGVLQLNLDAGEDTLYEGMITDRFDLDTSRSSWLAEAVRWGWRTKLYVSSSLDVRMRLKEKAEAGALDIFATNLRDVLLAAPAGQRATIGLDPGFRNGVKVAVVDSTGKALDTTIVYPHQPQNRWTDAVQELAGLCATHGVELMAVGNGTASRETEKLASEVADLIKQAGGTRPTPVVVSESGASVYSASGIAADEFPDMDVSLRGAVSIARRLQDPLAELVKIEPKAIGVGQYQHDVNQHALAKTLDAVVEDAVNAVGVNLNTASAPLLTRVAGVSSTLANNIVAYRDDNGGFTSRKELNKVPRLGPKAFEQCAGFLRINGSKDPLDASAVHPEAYPVVRRIVEATGVGMDNLIGNSALLATLRPADFADEKFGIPTVTDIIAELDKPGRDPRPEFKTATFKEGVEKLSDLNPGMILEGTVTNVAAFGAFVDVGVHQDGLVHVSAMSDKFISDPHEVVRSGQVVKVKVMDVDVDRKRIGLSLRLTDEPGAPAPKRKNQNSGQRRDKQTDNRSAGRAGDRGGQGQRRQAQPTPAGGAMADALKRAGLGR; encoded by the coding sequence ATGTCAGTGATCTCAATTCCCAGCGCAATCGCCCGCGAACTCGGTGTCAGGGAGGAGCAGGTGGTTGCGGCCATCAAGCTTCTCGACGAAGGGAACACCGTCCCCTTCATCTCCCGTTACCGCAAGGAAGTCACCGGCGGTCTGGATGACACCCAGCTGCGACAGCTGGAGGAGCGCCTGACCTATCTCCGTGAATTGGAAGACCGTAAGCAGGCAATTCTGACTGCAATCGAGGAGCAGGGCCAGCTCACCGAGGACCTGCGGGCACTGATCCTCGGGTGTGAGACCAAGGCCCGCCTGGAGGATCTCTACCTGCCGTTCAAGAAACGACGCAGGACCAAGGCGGATATCGCACGGGAGGCCGGTCTGGAAGAGTTGGTGGATAAGCTCATCCACGCCCCGGCAACCGATGCATCTGATGCGGCCAGTTCCTTCATCACCGAAGGTTTCGAGGACACCAAAAAGGTCCTGGAGGGGGCCCGAGCCATCCTCATTGACCGCTTCGCCCTGGACGCTGACCTCGTGGGTGGGGTGCGTGAACAGATGTACAAACGTGGCTCCATGACCGCTTCCGTGGTGGCAGGAAAAGAAACTGAAGGGTCCAAGTTCAAGGACTACTTCGAATTCAATGAATCCTTTGAGTCCCTGCCCTCACACCGCATCCTGGCGCTGCTCCGCGGTGAGAACGAGGGAGTGCTCCAACTGAACCTGGATGCAGGGGAGGACACCCTGTACGAGGGCATGATTACGGACCGTTTTGATCTGGACACCTCCCGCTCCAGCTGGCTGGCTGAAGCAGTGCGCTGGGGTTGGCGCACCAAGCTCTACGTGTCCTCCAGCCTGGATGTACGCATGCGCCTGAAGGAAAAAGCCGAGGCCGGGGCACTGGATATCTTCGCCACCAACCTCCGTGATGTGCTGTTGGCGGCCCCCGCAGGTCAGCGCGCCACCATCGGTCTGGACCCGGGTTTCCGCAATGGTGTGAAGGTGGCTGTGGTGGACTCCACCGGTAAGGCACTGGATACCACGATCGTCTACCCGCATCAGCCACAGAACCGGTGGACCGATGCGGTGCAGGAACTGGCGGGCCTCTGCGCCACCCACGGAGTGGAGTTGATGGCGGTGGGCAATGGCACCGCCTCCCGTGAGACCGAGAAGCTCGCTAGTGAGGTTGCTGACCTGATCAAACAGGCCGGCGGTACCCGCCCCACCCCGGTGGTGGTCTCTGAGTCGGGTGCCTCGGTGTATTCCGCCTCCGGGATTGCAGCCGATGAGTTCCCCGACATGGATGTGTCCCTGCGCGGTGCAGTCTCGATTGCCCGGCGCCTGCAGGATCCTCTGGCTGAGCTGGTCAAGATCGAACCCAAAGCCATCGGCGTGGGGCAGTACCAGCATGATGTGAACCAACATGCTTTGGCCAAAACCCTCGACGCCGTGGTCGAGGATGCCGTGAACGCAGTCGGCGTCAACCTCAACACCGCCTCCGCACCACTGCTCACCCGGGTGGCCGGTGTCAGTTCCACCCTGGCGAATAACATCGTGGCCTACCGCGATGACAACGGGGGTTTCACCTCCCGCAAGGAATTGAACAAGGTGCCGCGCCTGGGACCGAAGGCCTTTGAACAGTGCGCCGGCTTCCTGCGTATCAATGGGAGTAAAGACCCACTGGACGCCTCCGCGGTGCACCCCGAGGCCTACCCGGTGGTGCGTCGCATCGTAGAGGCCACCGGAGTGGGGATGGACAACCTCATCGGCAATTCAGCCCTGCTGGCCACACTGCGCCCAGCTGATTTCGCCGATGAGAAATTCGGCATCCCGACCGTGACCGATATCATCGCGGAGCTGGATAAACCAGGCCGTGACCCGCGCCCGGAGTTCAAGACCGCCACCTTCAAGGAAGGCGTGGAGAAACTCTCCGACTTAAACCCCGGCATGATCCTCGAGGGAACCGTGACCAACGTGGCAGCCTTCGGGGCCTTCGTGGACGTGGGAGTCCACCAGGACGGACTTGTCCATGTCTCCGCGATGAGTGACAAGTTCATCTCCGACCCGCATGAAGTGGTCCGCTCGGGCCAGGTGGTGAAGGTCAAGGTCATGGACGTGGATGTGGACCGCAAACGCATCGGTCTGTCACTGCGCCTGACCGATGAACCCGGCGCGCCCGCACCGAAGCGCAAGAACCAGAATTCAGGCCAGCGCCGTGACAAACAGACTGACAACCGTTCCGCCGGCAGGGCGGGGGACCGTGGCGGGCAGGGGCAGCGTCGACAAGCACAGCCAACGCCTGCGGGTGGCGCGATGGCCGACGCACTCAAACGCGCCGGGCTTGGGCGTTAA
- a CDS encoding heavy metal translocating P-type ATPase encodes MGTATKLQVHHLEQPNRFRDFFSSRDGVIATATLVAIAVYLILRFVLGLEGFAASWPLMAIIIGGGIPLGMDVMKSAIATRGGADTLAAVSIIASVLLGEWLVAAIVVLMLSGGEALEEAASKRASATLDALARRAPQIAHRRLSDGTTQDIAIDDVRMGDALVVLPHELCPVDGEVISGHGAMDESYLTGEPYVVSKSEGSEVMSGAINADDALVIRATALAEDSRYATIVGVLREAEMNRPQMRRLADRLGAWYTVLALAMGAIGWIISGDPTRFLAVVVIATPCPLLIGVPVAIIGAINLAAKRGIIIKNPGILEEVSKVDTVMFDKTGTLTYGRPRITHFQTAEGLDDDYALSLAAAVERYSRHPLATAIVAEADDRGVETLLVTSVSEKPGQGLTGMVDGHEIRLTNRKGLSDSSFLPQDQAGMESVMLINGQFAAFIQFRDEPRKSAADFISHLGRKHGTTETMIISGDRASEVEYLAGKVGIDTVHAGVSPEGKLALVREHNEHGSTMFLGDGINDAPAMAAATVGVAFGAGSDVTIEAADAVVLDSSLERLDNLIHIGKRMRRIALQTAIGGMVLSFLGMVLAVFGWLTPLMGAIAQEIIDVVAILNAARVPFTKDKLSDF; translated from the coding sequence ATGGGCACCGCTACCAAACTCCAGGTCCACCATCTTGAACAACCCAACCGTTTCCGTGATTTCTTCAGCTCCCGGGATGGCGTCATCGCCACCGCCACACTGGTGGCGATCGCGGTTTACCTCATCCTCCGTTTTGTCCTCGGGCTGGAGGGGTTTGCCGCGTCCTGGCCTCTGATGGCGATCATCATTGGCGGCGGCATCCCCTTGGGTATGGATGTGATGAAATCCGCCATCGCCACCCGCGGTGGGGCGGACACCCTGGCGGCGGTGTCCATCATCGCCTCGGTTCTGCTCGGGGAATGGTTGGTGGCGGCCATCGTTGTGCTGATGCTCTCCGGTGGTGAGGCACTGGAGGAGGCGGCCTCCAAGAGGGCCTCGGCCACCTTGGACGCACTGGCCAGGCGTGCTCCCCAGATCGCCCACCGCAGACTGAGTGACGGCACCACGCAGGACATCGCGATCGATGATGTCCGAATGGGCGATGCACTGGTGGTATTACCCCATGAACTGTGTCCGGTGGACGGCGAGGTGATCTCCGGACATGGCGCGATGGATGAGTCCTATCTGACCGGTGAGCCCTATGTGGTGAGTAAATCCGAAGGGTCCGAGGTCATGTCGGGTGCCATCAACGCTGATGACGCCCTGGTGATCAGGGCGACCGCCCTGGCAGAGGACTCCCGCTATGCCACCATCGTGGGTGTGCTGCGTGAGGCGGAGATGAACCGTCCGCAGATGCGCCGGCTCGCTGACCGCCTGGGGGCGTGGTACACCGTGTTGGCACTGGCGATGGGAGCGATCGGCTGGATCATTTCCGGTGACCCCACCCGTTTCCTGGCGGTGGTGGTGATCGCCACGCCGTGTCCGCTGCTCATCGGTGTACCGGTAGCCATCATCGGTGCGATCAATCTGGCTGCCAAGCGGGGCATCATCATTAAGAACCCGGGCATCCTGGAAGAAGTGTCCAAGGTGGATACCGTCATGTTCGATAAGACAGGAACCTTGACATATGGGCGCCCCAGGATCACCCACTTCCAGACAGCTGAGGGGTTGGACGATGATTATGCGCTGTCGCTCGCTGCAGCCGTGGAACGCTATTCACGCCACCCGCTGGCCACGGCCATCGTCGCCGAGGCGGATGACCGGGGCGTTGAGACGCTCCTGGTCACCTCCGTGTCAGAGAAACCAGGCCAGGGTCTCACCGGAATGGTGGACGGGCATGAAATCAGATTAACCAACCGCAAAGGTCTGTCGGACTCATCGTTTCTCCCGCAGGACCAGGCGGGCATGGAGTCGGTGATGCTGATTAACGGCCAGTTCGCCGCCTTCATCCAGTTCCGCGATGAACCCCGGAAATCAGCAGCTGATTTCATCTCCCACCTGGGCAGGAAACACGGAACGACCGAGACCATGATCATCTCCGGTGACCGCGCCTCCGAGGTGGAATACCTGGCGGGCAAAGTGGGCATCGACACCGTCCACGCGGGTGTCAGCCCCGAGGGGAAACTGGCTCTGGTCCGTGAACACAATGAGCATGGCTCCACGATGTTCCTCGGCGACGGCATCAACGATGCCCCCGCGATGGCGGCGGCAACCGTGGGGGTGGCCTTCGGTGCGGGATCCGATGTGACCATCGAGGCTGCTGACGCGGTGGTGCTGGATTCCTCCCTGGAACGCCTGGATAACCTGATCCACATCGGCAAACGCATGCGACGGATCGCGTTGCAGACCGCGATCGGGGGCATGGTGTTGTCCTTCCTCGGCATGGTGCTGGCGGTATTCGGCTGGCTCACCCCGCTCATGGGGGCGATTGCCCAGGAGATCATCGATGTGGTGGCCATCCTCAACGCCGCACGCGTGCCCTTTACCAAGGATAAACTCAGCGATTTCTAA
- a CDS encoding DedA family protein: MTEKSEDTAEHGENQSTGEPTEAPAQDLPTFLSNPGKTDIALFIALMAMGIFAIALIPLRAWLLSHPLAYTLLVGGYTSAVVGGANASVGNGVFWVYLLCTVVGAVKFMPIYWLMGRRWGMEFIEMSLQYMPRAHRVFKNAVEKESPTMYRWVLGLIPVGYLPGPVPGTILNAVAGLLKIGLSVMLAWNVVSILVINGLMMWLGYTFGEEVLEVVNVINRYLLWITLALVAIAVLRARKQAKKI; the protein is encoded by the coding sequence GTGACCGAGAAGTCAGAAGACACCGCAGAGCACGGCGAAAACCAGTCCACCGGGGAGCCCACTGAGGCCCCTGCCCAGGATCTGCCCACGTTCCTCTCCAACCCGGGGAAGACGGACATCGCGCTCTTCATTGCGCTGATGGCCATGGGTATCTTCGCAATTGCCCTGATTCCCCTGCGTGCCTGGTTGCTCTCGCATCCGCTGGCCTACACCTTGCTGGTGGGTGGTTATACCAGCGCCGTGGTCGGTGGGGCCAACGCATCGGTGGGCAATGGCGTGTTCTGGGTGTACCTCCTGTGCACCGTGGTGGGCGCCGTGAAGTTCATGCCCATCTACTGGCTCATGGGCAGGCGCTGGGGCATGGAGTTCATCGAGATGTCGCTCCAGTACATGCCGCGTGCCCACCGGGTGTTCAAGAATGCCGTGGAGAAGGAATCACCCACGATGTATAGGTGGGTCCTCGGCCTGATCCCGGTGGGGTATCTGCCCGGTCCGGTGCCTGGAACTATTCTCAATGCCGTGGCGGGTCTGCTGAAGATCGGGCTGTCGGTGATGCTGGCCTGGAATGTGGTGAGCATCCTCGTGATCAACGGTCTGATGATGTGGCTGGGTTATACCTTCGGTGAAGAGGTGCTGGAGGTGGTCAATGTGATCAACCGTTACCTGTTGTGGATCACCCTGGCCCTGGTTGCGATCGCGGTACTCCGGGCCCGTAAGCAGGCAAAGAAGATATAG
- the trmD gene encoding tRNA (guanosine(37)-N1)-methyltransferase TrmD, producing MNAVTSANDNADTRRLRLDVVTIFPEYLDPLRHALLGKAIEDDYLEVGVHDLRGWATGGHKSVDDTPYGGGPGMVMKPDVWGPALDDVAAGRVAGWQLESATPHRNVARHDELAGVDKHSYEGEDADLPLLLVPTPAGAPFTQADAQAWSNERHIVFACGRYEGIDQRVIDDARNRYRVREVSIGDYVLIGGEVAVLVIAEAVVRLIPGVLGNRRSHEEDSFSDGLLEGPSYTKPRTWRGLDVPEVLFSGNHAKVDRWRRDQSLLRTQRVRPELLDAVDLTAQDRTVLGLD from the coding sequence TTGAATGCCGTGACTAGTGCCAACGACAATGCCGATACCCGCCGCCTCCGCCTGGACGTGGTGACCATCTTCCCGGAATACCTGGATCCGCTGCGCCATGCCCTGCTGGGTAAGGCCATCGAGGATGATTATCTGGAGGTGGGGGTGCATGATCTGCGTGGCTGGGCCACCGGTGGGCACAAGTCCGTGGATGATACACCTTATGGCGGTGGCCCCGGCATGGTGATGAAGCCGGATGTCTGGGGCCCGGCACTCGATGATGTCGCCGCTGGCCGGGTGGCTGGCTGGCAACTGGAGTCCGCGACCCCGCACAGAAACGTTGCGCGCCACGACGAGCTGGCGGGCGTCGACAAGCACTCTTATGAGGGCGAGGATGCAGATTTACCGCTGCTGCTGGTGCCCACCCCGGCGGGGGCGCCGTTCACGCAGGCAGATGCGCAGGCGTGGTCGAATGAGCGCCATATCGTTTTTGCCTGCGGCCGGTATGAGGGCATTGACCAGCGCGTGATCGATGATGCGCGCAACCGGTACCGTGTCCGGGAGGTCTCCATCGGTGATTATGTGCTCATCGGCGGTGAGGTGGCCGTGCTGGTCATCGCTGAAGCCGTGGTGCGCCTGATCCCCGGTGTGCTGGGCAACCGCCGCTCGCACGAGGAGGACAGTTTCTCAGACGGGTTGCTCGAAGGCCCGTCCTACACCAAACCACGCACCTGGCGCGGGCTGGACGTGCCGGAGGTGCTGTTCTCCGGCAACCACGCCAAGGTGGACCGGTGGCGCCGTGACCAGTCCCTGTTGCGCACCCAGCGGGTGCGGCCTGAGCTTCTCGACGCCGTGGATCTCACCGCGCAGGACCGCACAGTCCTCGGACTGGACTAA
- the rimM gene encoding ribosome maturation factor RimM (Essential for efficient processing of 16S rRNA) has protein sequence MTEELQIGKVIKSHGIRGEVVVEVTTDDPDIRYALGEVLQGRQAGKEHTLTIDGARAHQGRLLVKFREVADRNTADSLRGTRFFAAPMEREDGDDEAYYDHELEGLRIIHEGADIGVVTGVMHGPAGEILEVELASGKEVLIPFVHAIVPDVDLEEGTATITPPEGLLDL, from the coding sequence ATGACAGAAGAGCTGCAGATCGGCAAAGTGATCAAGTCCCACGGCATCCGGGGGGAAGTTGTGGTTGAGGTGACCACGGACGATCCTGATATCCGTTATGCCCTGGGCGAGGTGCTGCAGGGGCGGCAGGCGGGTAAGGAACATACCCTCACCATCGATGGTGCGCGTGCACACCAGGGGCGTCTGTTGGTGAAATTCCGTGAAGTTGCAGACCGCAACACAGCCGATTCTCTTCGTGGCACCCGGTTCTTCGCCGCCCCCATGGAGCGCGAGGACGGCGATGATGAGGCCTACTACGACCACGAGCTCGAGGGTCTGCGCATCATCCATGAAGGTGCGGATATCGGTGTGGTCACCGGTGTCATGCACGGGCCTGCCGGTGAGATCCTGGAGGTGGAATTGGCATCGGGCAAGGAGGTTCTCATCCCGTTCGTCCATGCCATTGTTCCGGATGTGGATCTGGAGGAGGGGACCGCCACGATCACCCCGCCGGAGGGCCTGTTGGATCTGTAG
- a CDS encoding cupin domain-containing protein, protein MSTDIEGLTTVNLPEASAVPDTDRKLPATRRILKADGVDMISFTFSPDQVLGDHSAPYPITVQCLNGEVDFSVEGTTLRMEAGMLLHLEEGIPHHVQATPEATEPATILVSLLTGERGGTVNQVVTGGNPVSA, encoded by the coding sequence ATGAGCACCGACATCGAAGGTCTGACCACGGTCAACCTCCCAGAAGCCAGCGCGGTCCCGGACACGGATCGCAAGCTCCCCGCCACCAGACGCATCCTCAAGGCAGATGGTGTGGATATGATCAGTTTCACCTTCTCCCCCGACCAGGTCCTCGGTGACCACAGTGCGCCGTACCCCATCACTGTCCAGTGCCTGAACGGTGAGGTGGATTTCAGTGTCGAGGGAACCACCTTGCGCATGGAGGCAGGCATGCTGCTGCATCTGGAGGAGGGAATCCCCCATCATGTTCAGGCAACCCCGGAAGCCACGGAACCCGCCACCATCCTGGTCAGTCTCCTCACCGGTGAGCGGGGGGGCACGGTAAACCAGGTAGTCACAGGAGGAAATCCGGTCTCGGCCTAG